In Rathayibacter sp. VKM Ac-2762, one DNA window encodes the following:
- a CDS encoding metallopeptidase family protein translates to MPRARRSAARPTSGSRGGSRDRHGRGARGPITGPHLPLLQTRSDFFEATIGSAFDYLRGTWPEELARIRVDVAATPDVDPDRLQGTGIARWRVDHAARRITLYRVPIERLAKLHRRDEWHQRMLIESYVFRAVAELLGRDPWDISPDRYRHP, encoded by the coding sequence ATGCCCCGTGCTCGTCGTTCCGCCGCTCGCCCGACGAGCGGGTCGCGCGGAGGCTCCCGCGACCGGCACGGCCGCGGCGCACGAGGGCCGATCACCGGTCCGCACCTCCCCCTGCTGCAGACCCGCTCCGACTTCTTCGAGGCGACGATCGGCTCGGCCTTCGACTACCTCCGCGGCACCTGGCCGGAGGAGCTCGCCCGCATCCGCGTCGACGTCGCGGCGACTCCCGACGTCGACCCCGACCGGCTGCAGGGCACGGGCATCGCGCGGTGGCGCGTCGACCACGCCGCGCGCCGCATCACGCTCTACCGCGTGCCGATCGAGCGCCTGGCGAAGCTGCACCGCCGCGACGAGTGGCACCAGCGCATGCTGATCGAGAGCTACGTGTTCCGCGCCGTCGCGGAGCTGCTCGGCCGCGACCCGTGGGACATCTCCCCGGACCGCTACCGGCACCCC
- a CDS encoding DUF3499 family protein, with translation MTGRHCSRTGCRAQAVVTLTYDYRDSLVAVGPLSPAPDPHGYDLCAEHDRRLLVPRGWETVRYGAGPA, from the coding sequence ATGACCGGACGGCACTGCTCGCGGACGGGCTGCCGCGCGCAGGCCGTCGTCACGCTGACCTACGACTACCGCGACTCGCTGGTGGCGGTCGGGCCGCTGAGTCCTGCGCCGGATCCGCACGGCTACGACCTCTGCGCCGAGCACGACCGGCGGCTCCTCGTCCCGCGCGGCTGGGAGACCGTCCGCTACGGCGCGGGGCCCGCCTAG
- a CDS encoding RDD family protein: MEEQRTEFDDADLITGEAIALEVPVTSFVLRAVGAIIDLIAELLLALGLFLLVSSLSGDGGLDPAASAAVAIAALVIAVVIVPVTVETASRGRSLGKLTVGARVVRDDGGSIGFRHALVRGLTGVLEILMTFGGLAAVVGLLSRRSRRLGDVLAGTHSQLERVPRAEPLVVEIPEPLRGWAVTADTARLPDALARRLAQFLRQRHGMTEPSRSQLAAALADETAVHVSPLPAAPAEDFLLAVAALRRAREERALLLSDQRLERLAPVLSSTPRGFPERP, from the coding sequence GTGGAGGAGCAGCGCACCGAGTTCGACGACGCCGACCTGATCACCGGCGAGGCGATCGCGCTCGAGGTGCCCGTCACCTCGTTCGTGCTCCGCGCGGTCGGCGCGATCATCGACCTGATCGCGGAGCTCCTGCTCGCGCTGGGCCTGTTCCTGCTGGTCTCCTCCCTCTCCGGGGACGGCGGCCTGGACCCCGCCGCCTCGGCCGCCGTGGCGATCGCGGCCCTCGTCATCGCCGTGGTGATCGTGCCGGTCACCGTCGAGACGGCCAGTCGCGGCCGCTCGCTCGGGAAGCTCACCGTCGGCGCTCGCGTCGTCCGCGACGACGGCGGTTCCATCGGCTTCCGGCACGCCCTCGTGCGCGGTCTCACCGGCGTCCTCGAGATCCTGATGACCTTCGGCGGGCTCGCCGCGGTCGTCGGCCTCCTCTCCCGCCGATCGCGCCGTCTCGGCGACGTCCTCGCCGGCACGCACAGCCAGCTCGAGCGCGTCCCCCGTGCGGAGCCGCTGGTCGTCGAGATCCCGGAGCCGCTGCGGGGCTGGGCCGTCACGGCGGACACCGCGCGCCTCCCCGACGCCCTGGCGCGCCGACTGGCGCAGTTCCTCCGCCAGCGCCACGGCATGACGGAGCCCTCGCGCTCGCAGCTCGCCGCCGCGCTGGCCGACGAGACCGCCGTCCACGTCTCCCCGCTGCCCGCCGCGCCCGCGGAGGACTTCCTCCTCGCCGTGGCCGCACTCCGCCGGGCACGGGAGGAGCGCGCCCTGCTCCTGTCCGACCAGCGCCTCGAGCGGCTGGCCCCCGTGCTCTCGAGCACGCCGCGCGGCTTCCCCGAGCGGCCCTGA
- a CDS encoding stage II sporulation protein M, which produces MDIDALSAARTAQWTRLDELSRRRRLTGAEADELIERYQAASADLATISSTAGSTAVGTRLAVSLSRARGRLTGTRDEPLAAVSRFVVLSLPAALHRLRWLTLAVALATAVVATLYALWILGDPRLLAALGDDEELRRFARGDFIDYYSENPAASFAGQVWTNNAWIAAQCVAFGIVGVYVPYILLQNAQNLGTSIAVMFHVGEGDTFFLYIAPHGQLELTAVFVAAAAGLRIFWAWIAPGARTRGQALAEDARSLFTVAIGLVFVLLVSGVIEGFVTPAPWPWWLKIGIGALALGAFLFYMIVVGGRAVRAGETGDLDRFEAGSRSIAAG; this is translated from the coding sequence ATGGACATCGACGCTCTCTCGGCCGCCCGCACTGCGCAGTGGACCCGCCTCGACGAGCTCTCGCGTAGGCGCCGCCTGACCGGAGCCGAGGCGGACGAGCTGATCGAGCGCTACCAGGCGGCCTCTGCCGACCTCGCCACGATCTCCTCCACCGCCGGATCGACGGCCGTCGGCACGCGGCTCGCCGTCTCGCTCTCGCGGGCTCGGGGACGCCTGACCGGCACGCGAGACGAGCCGCTCGCCGCGGTCTCCCGCTTCGTCGTCCTCTCGCTCCCGGCCGCTCTGCACCGGCTGCGCTGGCTGACGCTCGCCGTCGCCCTCGCGACCGCGGTGGTGGCGACGCTCTACGCGCTCTGGATCCTCGGCGACCCGCGCCTGCTCGCCGCGCTGGGCGACGACGAGGAGCTGCGGCGCTTCGCCCGAGGCGACTTCATCGACTACTACTCCGAGAACCCCGCCGCCTCGTTCGCCGGGCAGGTCTGGACCAACAACGCCTGGATCGCGGCGCAGTGCGTGGCCTTCGGGATCGTCGGCGTCTACGTGCCGTACATCCTGCTGCAGAACGCGCAGAATCTCGGCACATCGATCGCGGTGATGTTCCACGTGGGGGAGGGCGACACGTTCTTCCTCTACATCGCGCCGCACGGCCAGCTCGAGCTGACGGCCGTGTTCGTCGCCGCGGCTGCGGGCCTGCGGATCTTCTGGGCCTGGATCGCTCCCGGCGCGCGCACCCGCGGCCAGGCGCTCGCCGAGGACGCGCGGAGCCTGTTCACGGTGGCGATCGGCCTGGTCTTCGTGCTGCTCGTCTCGGGCGTGATCGAGGGGTTCGTCACTCCGGCGCCCTGGCCATGGTGGCTCAAGATCGGGATCGGGGCGCTCGCCCTCGGCGCGTTCCTCTTCTACATGATCGTCGTCGGCGGGCGCGCGGTGCGGGCGGGGGAGACGGGCGACCTCGACCGGTTCGAGGCCGGGTCGCGGAGCATCGCGGCCGGCTGA
- a CDS encoding DUF58 domain-containing protein, with product MHLTGRSVLVLLVGLVPVVLLGGRPEVAFAVLGLWLLAWAVLVGIDVAVAGSPRAVVLERRVPDRVRLGERTEATLLVTSTGRRRITGVLRDAWEPSAGALETRSSLRLPPGERRAVTTVLEPLRRGERRALHVTIRSRGPLGLAGRQATRAAPAVVRVLPAFRSRRHLPSRLARLRELEGRTSVMIRGQGTEFDSLREYVRGDDVRSLDWRATARRREPVVRTWRPERDRRVIVVLDTGRTSAARIEDEPRLDTAIEASLLLAALAASAGDRVDVLAFDRTRRARVHGATGTEVLTRVVDALAPVQPQLIETDWAAVPAQVRTLASQRSLVVLLTALDSVGSAEGLLAVLPQLTRVHTVVVACALDPELQRMAEDRSDRAAVYSAAAAERSLADVDRLSAAVRRLGGDVVLGSPSALPPALADRYLALKAAGRL from the coding sequence GTGCACCTCACCGGACGCAGCGTCCTCGTCCTCCTCGTCGGCCTGGTGCCGGTCGTCCTCCTGGGCGGCCGCCCCGAGGTCGCCTTCGCCGTGCTCGGCCTCTGGCTCCTGGCCTGGGCGGTCCTCGTCGGGATCGACGTCGCGGTCGCGGGCTCGCCCCGGGCCGTCGTGCTCGAGCGGCGGGTGCCGGACCGGGTGCGGCTCGGCGAGCGGACCGAGGCGACCCTCCTGGTCACGAGCACCGGCCGCAGGAGGATCACGGGGGTCCTCCGCGACGCCTGGGAGCCCTCGGCCGGCGCCCTCGAGACCCGGTCGTCCCTGCGTCTGCCGCCGGGCGAGCGCCGCGCGGTGACCACGGTCCTGGAGCCGCTCCGCCGCGGCGAGCGCCGGGCACTCCACGTCACCATCCGCTCCCGCGGGCCGCTCGGGCTGGCCGGCCGCCAGGCGACGCGGGCCGCGCCGGCCGTCGTCCGGGTGCTGCCCGCCTTCCGCTCCCGTCGCCACCTGCCCTCGCGCCTGGCGCGGCTGCGCGAGCTGGAGGGGCGGACCAGCGTGATGATCCGCGGGCAGGGAACGGAGTTCGACAGCCTGCGCGAGTACGTCCGCGGCGACGACGTCCGCTCGCTCGACTGGCGGGCGACCGCGCGGCGCCGGGAGCCGGTCGTCCGCACCTGGCGCCCGGAGCGCGACCGGCGCGTGATCGTCGTGCTCGACACGGGCCGCACGTCCGCCGCCCGGATCGAGGACGAGCCGCGCCTGGACACGGCGATCGAGGCGTCACTCCTCCTGGCGGCCCTCGCGGCCTCGGCCGGCGACCGGGTCGACGTGCTCGCGTTCGACCGCACCCGGCGAGCCCGCGTGCACGGCGCCACCGGCACGGAGGTGCTGACCCGCGTCGTGGACGCCCTCGCCCCCGTGCAGCCCCAGCTCATCGAGACCGACTGGGCGGCGGTCCCCGCGCAGGTGCGCACCCTGGCCTCCCAGCGCTCGCTGGTGGTCCTCCTCACCGCGCTCGACTCGGTCGGCTCGGCGGAGGGGCTCCTCGCGGTGCTCCCGCAGCTCACCCGCGTGCACACGGTCGTGGTCGCCTGTGCGCTCGACCCCGAGCTGCAGCGGATGGCGGAGGACCGGAGCGACCGGGCCGCGGTCTACTCCGCCGCCGCCGCGGAGCGCTCGCTCGCGGACGTCGACCGGCTCTCGGCCGCCGTCCGCCGTCTCGGCGGGGACGTCGTGCTCGGCAGCCCCTCCGCGCTCCCGCCGGCGCTCGCGGACCGCTACCTCGCGCTCAAGGCGGCCGGACGGCTCTGA
- a CDS encoding MoxR family ATPase — MSDTTPSARDGAPVSDDDLRAELDRVRSEVGRAVVGQDGAVSGLLIALLAGGHVLLEGVPGVAKTLLVRALSVSLGLDTRRVQFTPDLMPGDITGSLVYDASTSGFAFREGPVFTNLLLADEINRTPPKTQAALLEAMEERQVSVDGRTLPLPDPFLVAATQNPVEYEGTYVLPEAQLDRFLLKLVLDIPPRDVEVEVLSRHAAGFDPRDLDAAGVRPVLDAARLRAAQASARRVGAGPDVLGYIVDLARATRESPSVKLGTSPRGSTALLAASRAWAWLNGYGSITPDHVQAMVLPVLRHRIQLEPEAELEGVRTEAVLGGILQQVRVPV, encoded by the coding sequence ATGAGCGACACCACCCCCTCCGCCCGCGACGGAGCGCCGGTCTCCGACGACGACCTGCGCGCCGAGCTCGACCGGGTCCGCTCCGAGGTCGGCCGCGCGGTCGTCGGCCAGGACGGCGCCGTCTCCGGGCTCCTGATCGCCCTCCTCGCGGGCGGCCACGTCCTGCTCGAGGGCGTCCCCGGAGTCGCGAAGACGCTGCTCGTGCGCGCCCTGTCCGTCTCGCTCGGCCTCGACACCCGCCGGGTGCAGTTCACGCCGGACCTGATGCCCGGCGACATCACCGGCTCCCTCGTCTACGACGCCTCCACCTCCGGCTTCGCCTTCCGCGAGGGCCCGGTCTTCACGAACCTCCTGCTGGCGGACGAGATCAACCGCACGCCGCCGAAGACCCAGGCCGCGCTCCTCGAGGCGATGGAGGAGCGCCAGGTCAGCGTCGACGGGCGCACCCTGCCTCTGCCGGACCCGTTCCTCGTCGCCGCCACCCAGAACCCGGTCGAGTACGAGGGGACCTACGTGCTCCCGGAGGCCCAGCTGGACCGGTTCCTGCTCAAGCTCGTGCTCGACATCCCGCCGCGCGACGTCGAGGTGGAGGTGCTCTCGCGCCACGCCGCGGGCTTCGACCCGCGCGACCTCGACGCCGCGGGCGTGCGACCCGTGCTCGACGCCGCCCGTCTGCGCGCCGCCCAGGCCTCGGCCCGGCGAGTCGGAGCCGGTCCCGACGTCCTCGGCTACATCGTCGACCTCGCCCGCGCCACCCGCGAGAGCCCGAGCGTCAAGCTCGGCACCAGCCCCCGCGGCTCGACCGCCCTGCTCGCGGCGTCCCGCGCCTGGGCCTGGCTCAACGGCTACGGCTCGATCACCCCCGACCACGTGCAGGCGATGGTCCTGCCCGTGCTGCGCCACCGCATCCAGCTGGAGCCGGAGGCGGAGCTCGAGGGCGTCCGCACCGAGGCCGTCCTGGGCGGGATCCTGCAGCAGGTCCGCGTCCCGGTCTGA
- a CDS encoding DUF4350 domain-containing protein gives MSADTVSSPTLGALLRRGRVWVLLLVIVAVGTLLLTVATGTRVAAPDLDVDSATPDGARALAQVLRDQGVEVVRADDLDSALAASSSDATLLVDDPDVALDEAQYRRLARASASLVLVTPGGAALDALLPDVRFAGSPAGDGPFRAECPLPAAERAGTLPAGGNTYRILDDGDAVGCFPSGDDGFLLVSTGFPQGADVTAIGDADLLRNGTIGQDGRAALALGLLGGEDRLVWYRAGAADSASTTPAPADLAPGWVTPALLLLVAVFVASAVWRGRRLGPLAVEPLPVVVHASETARGRARLYARGALRPRALDALRIGTLRRTAALLGLAPATGVDEIVAVAAERLGRDQAALRRLLVDDLPGDDAALVAASDELLRFESALRAALSPTTARRPEGPSR, from the coding sequence GTGAGCGCCGACACGGTCTCCAGCCCGACCCTCGGCGCACTGCTGCGCCGCGGACGGGTGTGGGTGCTCCTCCTCGTGATCGTCGCGGTCGGCACTCTGCTGCTCACCGTCGCGACCGGGACCCGGGTGGCCGCCCCGGACCTCGACGTCGACAGCGCGACCCCGGACGGCGCCCGCGCGCTCGCCCAGGTGCTGCGCGATCAGGGCGTCGAGGTCGTCCGCGCCGACGACCTGGACTCCGCTCTCGCCGCCTCCTCCTCCGACGCGACACTGCTCGTCGACGACCCGGACGTGGCCCTCGACGAGGCCCAGTACCGCCGGCTCGCCCGCGCCTCGGCCTCGCTCGTCCTGGTGACCCCGGGAGGAGCCGCGCTCGACGCCCTGCTGCCGGACGTCCGCTTCGCCGGCTCCCCGGCCGGCGACGGCCCCTTCCGCGCCGAGTGCCCGCTCCCGGCGGCCGAGCGCGCCGGGACGCTTCCCGCCGGAGGGAACACGTACCGGATCCTCGACGACGGCGACGCGGTCGGCTGCTTCCCCTCGGGCGACGACGGCTTCCTGCTCGTGAGCACCGGGTTCCCGCAGGGCGCCGACGTCACCGCGATCGGCGACGCCGACCTCCTCCGCAACGGCACCATCGGCCAGGACGGCCGCGCCGCTCTCGCACTCGGACTGCTCGGCGGTGAGGACCGGCTGGTCTGGTACCGCGCCGGAGCCGCCGACTCGGCGAGCACCACCCCTGCACCCGCCGACCTCGCCCCCGGCTGGGTGACTCCGGCTCTCCTGCTGCTGGTGGCCGTGTTCGTCGCCTCCGCCGTCTGGCGCGGCCGCCGGCTCGGCCCGCTCGCGGTCGAGCCGCTGCCGGTCGTCGTGCATGCGAGCGAGACGGCCCGCGGCCGCGCGCGGCTCTACGCGCGCGGAGCCCTGCGGCCCCGCGCCCTCGACGCACTGCGCATCGGCACCCTCCGGCGGACGGCCGCGCTCCTGGGACTCGCTCCGGCGACCGGGGTCGACGAGATCGTCGCCGTCGCCGCCGAGCGCCTCGGCCGCGATCAGGCCGCGCTGCGCCGTCTGCTCGTCGACGACCTGCCGGGCGACGACGCCGCCCTCGTCGCCGCCTCCGACGAGCTCCTCCGCTTCGAGAGCGCGCTCCGCGCCGCCCTCTCCCCGACGACCGCCCGACGACCGGAAGGCCCCTCCCGATGA
- a CDS encoding DUF4129 domain-containing protein: MILAAAPLEPDAEQARRLLLEELADPRYRAAEPTLFDRVVQAVRDWFASLTLQGDGPPVPIAAVIGVLVLVALVVAALVIAGRPRAGRRSTVTGAVLADDDTRSAATLRSLAEAAAARGDWDEALVERFRALVRSLDERTVLRVSPGTTALGLASRASAAFPSSAAALRRTADDFDRVRYLGQPCGPAEYERVAALDRGLAAASPVLDALAAPR, encoded by the coding sequence GTGATCCTCGCCGCGGCCCCTCTCGAGCCCGACGCGGAGCAGGCGCGCCGACTCCTCCTCGAGGAGCTCGCCGACCCGCGCTACCGGGCGGCCGAGCCGACCCTCTTCGACCGGGTGGTGCAGGCGGTGCGCGACTGGTTCGCCTCCCTCACGCTGCAGGGCGACGGCCCGCCGGTGCCGATCGCCGCCGTGATCGGCGTGCTGGTGCTGGTGGCGCTCGTGGTCGCCGCGCTCGTCATCGCGGGACGGCCCCGCGCCGGTCGCCGCAGCACCGTCACGGGAGCGGTGCTCGCCGACGACGACACCCGCTCGGCCGCGACCCTCCGCTCGCTCGCCGAGGCCGCGGCCGCCCGCGGGGACTGGGACGAGGCGCTCGTCGAGCGCTTCCGCGCCCTGGTGCGCTCCCTCGACGAGCGGACCGTCCTGCGGGTCTCGCCCGGCACGACCGCGCTCGGCCTGGCGTCGCGCGCCTCTGCGGCCTTCCCCTCCTCCGCCGCCGCGCTGCGCCGCACAGCCGACGACTTCGACCGCGTGCGCTACCTCGGGCAGCCCTGCGGCCCGGCCGAGTACGAGCGGGTCGCGGCTCTGGACCGCGGGCTCGCCGCGGCCTCGCCGGTCCTGGACGCCCTGGCGGCGCCCCGGTGA
- the mtrA gene encoding MtrAB system response regulator MtrA produces the protein MSARILVVDDDAALAEMIGIVLRADGYDVSFCADGSGALEAFRRARPDLVLLDLMLPGIDGIEVCRAIRAESGVPVIMLTAKSDTSDVVQGLESGADDYMVKPFDPKELVARIRTRLRPATAAANAVLQVGDLSLDVAGHEVRRGETRIGLTPLEFDLLLALASKPQQVFTREMLLEQVWGYHYKADTRLVNVHVQRLRAKVEKDPDDPRIVMTVRGVGYRAGAVLPG, from the coding sequence ATGAGCGCGCGCATTCTGGTGGTCGACGACGACGCCGCCCTGGCCGAGATGATCGGCATCGTCCTGCGCGCCGACGGGTACGACGTCTCCTTCTGCGCGGACGGCTCCGGCGCCCTCGAGGCCTTCCGGCGGGCCCGGCCGGACCTGGTCCTGCTCGACCTGATGCTGCCCGGGATCGACGGGATCGAAGTGTGCCGCGCGATCCGCGCAGAATCCGGTGTCCCCGTCATCATGCTGACGGCCAAGTCCGACACCTCCGACGTCGTGCAGGGCCTCGAGTCCGGCGCCGACGACTACATGGTCAAGCCGTTCGACCCCAAGGAGCTCGTCGCGCGCATCAGGACGCGCCTGCGTCCCGCCACCGCCGCCGCGAACGCGGTGCTGCAGGTCGGGGACCTGAGCCTCGACGTCGCCGGCCACGAGGTCCGCCGCGGCGAGACGCGCATCGGCCTGACCCCGCTCGAGTTCGACCTCCTCCTCGCCCTCGCCTCCAAGCCCCAGCAGGTCTTCACCCGCGAGATGCTGCTCGAGCAGGTCTGGGGCTACCACTACAAGGCCGACACCCGCCTCGTGAACGTGCACGTCCAGCGCCTGCGCGCCAAGGTCGAGAAGGACCCGGACGACCCCCGCATCGTGATGACCGTGCGCGGCGTCGGCTACCGCGCCGGCGCCGTCCTCCCGGGCTGA